From one Gossypium hirsutum isolate 1008001.06 chromosome D08, Gossypium_hirsutum_v2.1, whole genome shotgun sequence genomic stretch:
- the LOC107937449 gene encoding ras-related protein RABH1b, translating into MAPVSALAKYKLVFLGDQSVGKTSIITRFMYDKFDNTYQVFLSIFFLTLCTMFEDRTVRLQLWDTAGQERFRSLIPSYIRDSSVAVIVYDVASRQSFQNTTKWIEEVRTERGSDVIIVLVGNKTDLVDKRQVSVEEAEAKARDLNVMFIETSAKAGFNIKALFRKIAAALPGMETLSSTKQEDMVDVNLKSTNANSSQSQQEAGGCAC; encoded by the exons ATGGCTCCAGTTTCGGCTTTGGCCAAATACAAGCTTGTTTTCTTGGGAGATCAATCTGTCGGGAAAACCAGTATCATCACTCGCTTTATGTACGATAAATTCGATAATACTTACCAGGTATTtctctcaattttcttttt GACTTTATGTACCATGTTCGAAGATCGGACAGTTCGGTTGCAGCTCTG GGATACTGCTGGACAGGAAAGATTCAGGAGTCTTATTCCAAGTTACATTAGGGATTCCTCCGTGGCAGTCATCGTCTATGATGTTGCCA GTAGGCAGTCCTTCCAAAATACtacaaaatggattgaagaggTACGAACCGAGCGCGGTAGTGATGTTATTATTGTGCTTGTTGGGAACAAAACCGATCTTGTGGACAAAAG GCAAGTCTCAGTTGAGGAAGCCGAAGCCAAGGCTCGTGACCTCAACGTAATGTTTATTGAAACTAGTGCCAAGGCTGGCTTCAATATCAAG GCTCTTTTTCGGAAGATCGCAGCCGCTTTACCTGGAATGGAAACACTTTCATCAACAAAACAAGAAGACATGGTCGACGTCAATCTTAAGTCTACAAACGCAAATTCATCTCAGTCGCAGCAAGAAGCCGGAGGATGTGCCTGCTGA
- the LOC107937423 gene encoding probable serine/threonine-protein kinase PBL19 has protein sequence MKFCGMKCFYYFKRKSRSKGKISAPEEHSGVDTVTKFSSCSAASPRSIPELYEAKGHCLRVFSFSELKQATHGFNSLLKIGEGGFGCVYKGAIKPVDGKGEPAVVAIKKLSKNGLQGHKQWVAEVQFLGVVEHPNLVKLVGYCAVNGEREIQRLLVYEFVQNKSLEDHLFGQAFPTLSWETRLRIMLGAAEGLAYLHEGLEVQVIYRDFKASNVLLDENFNPKLSDFGLAREGPMAGHTHVSTAVVGTYGYAAPDYIETGHLTDKSDVWSFGVVLYEIITGRRSLERGRAKPEQKLLDWVKLFPVDGKKFGSIMDPRLENRFSIGAARDIAKLANSCLSKSHKDRPKMSRVVDRLKQIIQAPIEVYGEDLESPEVSDTEPENKSNQSNVSESWKRRMAHLAKLGEHVEGASGRRLMMLQMAKLP, from the exons ATGAAATTCTGTGGAATGAAGTGTTTTTACTATTTCAAGCGCAAGTCTCGAAGCAAGGGGAAAATATCAGCCCCGGAGGAACATTCAGGGGTTGATACGGTCACCAAGTTTTCATCATGCTCGGCAGCTTCGCCGCGGAGTATACCGGAGTTGTACGAAGCGAAAGGTCACTGTTTGCGGGTATTCTCTTTCTCAGAGCTTAAACAAGCCACTCATGGTTTTAATTCGTTGCTTAAGATTGGTGAAGGCGGCTTTGGGTGTGTCTATAAAGGTGCGATCAAGCCTGTTGATGGAAAAGGTGAACCTGCCGTGGTTGCTATTAAAAAGCTTAGCAAGAATGGCTTGCAG GGACATAAACAATGGGTGGCTGAAGTTCAATTTCTCGGTGTCGTTGAGCATCCGAATCTCGTCAAGCTCGTAGGATACTGTGCTGTCAACGGAGAAAGAGAGATTCAGCGTCTTCTGGTATACGAGTTTGTGCAAAACAAGAGCTTAGAAGATCATCTTTTCGGTCAGGCATTCCCGACGCTTTCTTGGGAAACAAGATTACGGATAATGCTCGGAGCAGCCGAAGGATTAGCTTATCTGCATGAGGGTTTAGAAGTTCAG GTGATATATCGAGATTTCAAAGCTTCAAATGTCTTACTCGATGAGAACTTCAATCCAAAGCTTTCGGACTTTGGGCTCGCAAGGGAGGGGCCAATGGCCGGGCATACACACGTTTCAACGGCC GTAGTCGGAACTTATGGTTATGCAGCTCCTGATTACATCGAGACCGGACATCTTACTGATAAGAGTGATGTATGGAGCTTCGGTGTGGTATTATATGAGATTATTACAGGTAGGCGGTCGTTAGAAAGAGGTCGTGCGAAACCGGAGCAGAAACTCTTGGATTGGGTGAAACTCTTCCCTGTGGACGGTAAGAAGTTCGGGTCAATAATGGATCCTCGACTCGAAAACCGGTTTTCAATCGGTGCAGCTAGAGACATTGCCAAGTTAGCAAACAGTTGTTTATCGAAAAGTCACAAAGACAGGCCGAAGATGAGCCGTGTGGTAGATAGACTGAAGCAGATAATCCAAGCTCCAATTGAAGTCTATGGTGAGGATCTAGAGAGCCCTGAGGTATCTGATACCGAACCGGAAAACAAATCGAACCAATCGAATGTTTCCGAATCGTGGAAAAGGCGGATGGCACACCTTGCAAAACTTGGTGAACATGTAGAAGGTGCAAGTGGAAGGAGATTGATGATGTTGCAGATGGCCAAACTGCCTTGA